A genomic window from Candidatus Buchananbacteria bacterium CG10_big_fil_rev_8_21_14_0_10_42_9 includes:
- a CDS encoding excinuclease ABC subunit UvrA: MPKVISIKRARVNNLKNISVDIEQGKFVVITGLSGSGKSSLAFDTIFAEGQRRYVESMSTYAKQFLGLADKPDVDRIDGLSPTISIDQHTSATNPRSTVGTITEIYDYLRLLYSRVGKLHCPRCGQEVSKLTPTQIINQATEITKKEKEISILSPVDEDKKSDRSSTLKEIKKAGYSQVRINRQLMKIDAALTGNIDWNSSPTLEILVSQFKASQYNQTRDLRRDLAQAVDLALDLGNGQLIVLTSADKDILFSQYFNCPRCNINLPNIEPRNFSFNSPAGACNRCLGIGTCLEIDPELVIPNKKLTLAQGAIKPWARNFSNQAKYWKLLEAVAKVHNFLLDDAISDLSAEALNIVLHGSSEQKYDVDGGMTFPGAIPMLEEKYLETTSEYLKQELEKYMRTAICPVCQGKRLKSDMLLVTISDKNIADLTAMTIDELVKFFAGISNGKIKGKLSLDEKDKKIATSIIKEIHQRLQFLQNVGLNYLTLHRTSTTLSGGELQRIRLATQLGLNLTGIVYILDEPSIGLHQKDNQKLIDTLRHLRDLDNTVLVVEHDSMTILAADHVIDMGPGAGENGGEVIASGSPAQILKNNNSITGRYLSGKEKIEPPTKRREGNKKFLEVIGAQEFNLKNINVKVPLGMLVCLTGVSGSGKSTLMLDILARALAKRFYRAKDIPGKHKDINGIENIDKVITIDQSPIGRTPRSNPATYTGVFTYIRDLFANTPEAKIRGYNVGVFSFNAKGGRCETCAGEGYVKVEMQFLPDVYVKCEECHGQRYQKEVLEIHFKGKNIADVLSMSVEEAMHFFKGNDIIFDKLKTLFDVGLGYLKLGQSATTLSGGEAQRVKLATELSRRATGKTLYILDEPTTGLHFADIACLLNVLNKLVDKGNTVMIIEHNLDVIKSADWVIDLGPEGGDRGGEIVAEGRPEDIVKEKKSYTGKYLKEEMKLKKANGK, encoded by the coding sequence ATGCCAAAAGTGATCTCTATCAAACGCGCTCGCGTTAATAATTTAAAAAACATCTCTGTTGATATTGAGCAAGGCAAGTTTGTGGTAATTACCGGACTTTCAGGTTCGGGCAAATCATCATTAGCCTTTGACACAATTTTTGCTGAGGGCCAGAGGCGATATGTTGAAAGCATGTCAACTTACGCTAAACAATTTTTAGGTTTGGCGGACAAACCAGACGTTGATAGGATTGATGGATTATCACCCACGATTTCAATCGACCAACACACTTCAGCCACCAATCCGCGCTCAACGGTCGGAACAATCACCGAAATTTATGATTATTTGCGGTTGCTTTATTCACGTGTTGGTAAATTACATTGCCCTCGTTGCGGCCAGGAGGTGAGTAAACTTACGCCGACTCAAATCATCAATCAGGCAACAGAGATTACTAAAAAGGAAAAAGAAATTTCAATTTTATCTCCGGTTGACGAAGATAAAAAATCTGACCGCAGCTCAACTTTAAAAGAAATTAAAAAAGCCGGCTATAGTCAAGTTAGAATAAATCGTCAACTTATGAAAATTGACGCGGCTCTAACTGGCAATATTGATTGGAATAGCAGTCCGACTTTGGAAATATTAGTTAGTCAATTTAAAGCGAGTCAATACAACCAAACGCGCGATCTGCGCCGTGATTTAGCCCAAGCGGTGGATTTAGCCTTAGATTTAGGCAATGGCCAACTAATTGTGTTAACGAGTGCGGACAAGGATATTTTATTCTCGCAATATTTTAATTGCCCAAGGTGCAATATTAACTTACCCAACATTGAACCAAGGAACTTTTCATTTAATAGCCCGGCGGGTGCTTGTAACCGATGTTTGGGAATTGGCACGTGTTTGGAAATTGATCCCGAACTAGTTATTCCAAACAAAAAATTAACATTAGCCCAAGGCGCAATCAAGCCATGGGCTAGAAATTTTTCCAATCAAGCGAAATACTGGAAGCTGTTAGAGGCAGTGGCGAAAGTCCATAATTTTTTATTAGATGATGCGATTAGTGATTTATCTGCGGAAGCTTTAAACATTGTGTTGCACGGCAGTAGCGAACAAAAGTATGACGTGGATGGCGGCATGACTTTTCCCGGAGCCATCCCGATGCTGGAAGAAAAATATTTAGAAACAACCTCTGAATATTTAAAGCAAGAGCTAGAAAAATATATGCGTACGGCCATTTGCCCGGTTTGCCAAGGCAAAAGATTGAAAAGCGATATGTTGCTAGTTACAATTTCTGATAAAAATATTGCTGATTTAACGGCGATGACAATTGACGAACTGGTTAAATTTTTTGCTGGTATTAGTAACGGCAAGATTAAAGGTAAGCTCAGCTTGGATGAAAAGGATAAAAAAATTGCCACCTCAATTATTAAAGAAATTCATCAGCGTTTGCAATTTTTGCAAAACGTTGGTTTGAATTATCTTACCTTGCACCGTACTTCCACGACACTATCTGGCGGAGAATTACAGCGCATTCGGCTGGCAACCCAATTAGGCTTGAATCTAACTGGCATTGTTTACATTTTAGATGAGCCGTCAATTGGTTTGCATCAAAAAGATAACCAAAAATTAATTGATACCTTGCGGCATTTACGCGATTTGGATAATACTGTATTAGTGGTAGAGCATGACTCCATGACCATCTTAGCGGCTGATCATGTTATTGATATGGGTCCGGGCGCTGGAGAAAATGGCGGCGAAGTGATTGCTTCTGGCAGTCCAGCCCAAATATTAAAAAACAATAATTCTATTACCGGTCGTTATCTTTCGGGTAAAGAAAAAATTGAACCGCCGACAAAACGTAGAGAAGGCAATAAGAAGTTTTTGGAAGTAATCGGCGCGCAAGAATTTAATTTAAAAAATATTAATGTTAAGGTACCGCTCGGCATGCTGGTGTGCTTAACTGGAGTTTCAGGATCAGGTAAGTCAACTTTAATGTTGGATATTTTAGCCAGGGCGCTAGCCAAAAGGTTTTACCGCGCCAAAGATATTCCGGGTAAACACAAAGACATTAATGGCATAGAAAATATTGATAAAGTAATTACGATTGACCAATCGCCAATCGGCCGTACCCCGCGGTCAAATCCAGCGACTTACACTGGTGTGTTTACATACATCCGTGATTTATTTGCCAATACTCCCGAAGCCAAAATTCGCGGTTACAATGTCGGCGTATTTAGTTTTAACGCCAAAGGCGGGCGTTGTGAAACGTGCGCCGGCGAAGGCTACGTCAAGGTGGAAATGCAGTTTTTACCGGACGTCTATGTTAAATGTGAAGAATGCCATGGCCAGCGTTACCAAAAAGAAGTTTTAGAAATTCATTTTAAAGGAAAAAATATTGCCGATGTTTTAAGCATGTCGGTAGAAGAAGCGATGCATTTTTTTAAAGGGAATGATATAATTTTTGATAAGTTAAAAACTTTGTTTGATGTTGGACTGGGTTATTTGAAGTTAGGACAATCGGCCACGACTTTGTCCGGCGGAGAGGCTCAACGGGTTAAATTAGCAACTGAATTGTCCCGCCGAGCGACCGGTAAAACTTTATACATCTTAGATGAACCAACCACTGGTTTGCATTTTGCCGACATTGCCTGCCTTTTAAACGTGTTAAATAAATTGGTTGATAAAGGTAATACCGTGATGATTATTGAGCACAATTTGGATGTGATTAAATCCGCCGATTGGGTGATTGACTTAGGGCCGGAAGGCGGCGATCGAGGCGGTGAGATTGTAGCCGAAGGCCGCCCGGAAGATATTGTTAAAGAGAAAAAAAGTTACACTGGTAAATATTTGAAGGAAGAGATGAAATTGAAAAAGGCGAATGGTAAATAG
- the secG gene encoding preprotein translocase subunit SecG, whose translation MLLDVLQVVVSIILIIVIILQNRGAGLGAAFGGEGNVYRTKRGLEKILYTLTIVFATAFMVVSFLNIVTV comes from the coding sequence ATGCTTTTAGATGTTTTACAAGTTGTTGTTTCAATTATTTTGATTATTGTCATAATTTTGCAAAACCGGGGTGCTGGCCTTGGGGCAGCCTTTGGGGGAGAGGGCAATGTTTACCGAACTAAACGCGGCTTAGAAAAAATTCTTTACACTTTGACTATCGTTTTTGCTACCGCTTTCATGGTAGTGTCTTTTTTAAATATTGTGACTGTTTAA
- a CDS encoding ribonuclease J, translating to MVTKKNAARPASNKQTSSKATTKRTAKPTRQKSRTIKKPGVSTGEKQTVKSGKLNIIPVGGFEEVGRNCVIFEYGNDIIIVDLGLQFPEEEMHGIDYIIPDLSYLKGKEKNIRGVLITHGHYDHIGAVPHVMKAIGNPPIYTGDLTAGIIKKRQEEYKEAPPLKLQVVRGGDKVRLGCFDVEFVPVNHNIPNSFAILIRTPVGNIIHTGDFKLDKAPINDAPVDLQKFALIGAEGILALMADSTNAWQKGHQLSETEVGVDLEKLIENAKGRMIIGTFASLLSRIQQILTLAEKHGRKVMFEGRSIKTNVEVAKELGYLKFDNKTIVEQHNFKDVDDDKLIIICTGAQGEKNAVLMRIAEGNHRFIKFKSNDTVIFSSSVIPGNERTVQNLQDAIYRYGASVVNYKMLDVHAGGHAKEQDIKLLLQLVRPKYFIPIEGNHFMLRINGQNAKIIGLKDEHIIVAENGQVIEADKEKVALTQRRISTEYVFVDGLGVGDVSHIVLRDRKLMAEDGMIVIIATIYKKSGEPVQNPDIISRGFVYMRENKKLIEDVRHKVKSMLKETDNRSPAFENYIKERIRNEIGQYVYSKTHRRPMVLPVLIEV from the coding sequence ATGGTAACTAAAAAAAATGCTGCTCGCCCTGCCTCCAACAAGCAGACTAGCAGCAAAGCGACAACTAAACGTACGGCCAAGCCAACCAGGCAAAAATCTAGAACTATAAAAAAGCCTGGAGTTTCAACCGGAGAAAAACAAACTGTCAAATCGGGTAAATTAAACATTATCCCAGTCGGTGGCTTTGAAGAAGTTGGGCGGAATTGCGTCATTTTTGAGTATGGTAACGACATTATCATTGTTGATTTGGGCTTACAGTTTCCGGAAGAAGAAATGCACGGCATTGACTATATTATCCCTGATTTAAGCTATCTCAAAGGCAAGGAAAAAAATATACGAGGCGTGCTCATCACTCACGGACATTACGACCATATTGGCGCGGTTCCCCACGTGATGAAAGCCATTGGCAATCCGCCGATTTACACCGGGGATTTAACCGCCGGTATTATCAAAAAGCGCCAAGAAGAATATAAAGAAGCGCCGCCTTTAAAATTGCAGGTTGTGCGCGGCGGTGATAAAGTTAGGCTGGGCTGTTTTGATGTTGAGTTTGTGCCAGTCAACCACAATATTCCGAACTCTTTTGCGATTTTAATTCGCACGCCGGTCGGCAACATTATCCATACCGGCGACTTTAAATTGGATAAAGCGCCGATTAACGACGCCCCGGTGGACTTGCAAAAATTTGCCCTGATTGGCGCTGAAGGAATTTTGGCCCTTATGGCCGACAGCACTAACGCCTGGCAAAAAGGACATCAGTTATCTGAAACTGAGGTGGGCGTAGATTTGGAAAAACTAATTGAAAACGCTAAGGGGCGAATGATTATCGGTACATTTGCGTCATTGCTGTCGCGGATTCAGCAAATTTTAACCCTCGCCGAAAAGCACGGCCGCAAAGTAATGTTTGAGGGCCGCAGCATCAAAACGAACGTGGAAGTAGCAAAAGAATTAGGTTATCTAAAATTTGATAACAAAACAATAGTGGAACAGCATAACTTTAAAGATGTTGATGATGACAAACTGATAATTATTTGTACTGGCGCGCAAGGTGAAAAAAATGCGGTGCTCATGCGCATTGCCGAAGGCAACCATCGATTTATAAAATTTAAATCAAACGATACGGTTATCTTTTCCTCTTCGGTTATTCCGGGGAATGAACGCACGGTGCAAAATTTGCAGGACGCGATTTACCGCTATGGAGCGTCGGTAGTGAACTATAAAATGTTAGACGTCCACGCCGGCGGGCACGCCAAAGAGCAAGATATTAAATTGCTGTTGCAGCTAGTGCGGCCAAAATATTTTATCCCGATTGAAGGCAACCACTTCATGTTGCGCATCAATGGCCAAAACGCCAAAATTATTGGACTAAAAGACGAACACATTATTGTCGCTGAAAACGGCCAAGTAATTGAAGCTGACAAAGAAAAAGTGGCGCTAACTCAAAGGCGAATTTCAACTGAATATGTATTTGTGGATGGCCTTGGCGTTGGCGATGTGTCGCACATTGTGCTTCGGGACCGTAAACTCATGGCCGAAGACGGTATGATTGTGATTATTGCTACTATCTATAAAAAATCCGGCGAACCGGTGCAAAACCCGGATATAATCTCTCGCGGCTTTGTGTATATGCGCGAAAATAAAAAATTGATTGAAGATGTGCGCCATAAAGTCAAAAGCATGCTTAAAGAAACCGATAACCGTTCTCCAGCCTTTGAGAATTACATCAAAGAGCGCATTCGCAACGAAATCGGCCAGTATGTTTACTCCAAAACGCATCGCCGCCCGATGGTTTTACCGGTTTTGATAGAAGTTTAG
- a CDS encoding ribonucleoside triphosphate reductase (Catalyzes the reduction of nucleoside 5'-triphosphates to 2'-deoxynucleoside 5'-triphosphates), with translation MSPIKTISRDGTKATFDKERIYKAILSAAEATGEFGSTEARKITEIVVSFINKSKKIKRQISVEEIQDIVEFSLMSSGYFKTARAYIVYREKRSQARSAENIAVEVEKTMSEYLDRSDWRVNANANQGYSLGGLILNTSGKLIANYWLNYIYPKAVREAHIEGDFHIHDLDMFSGYCAGWSLRQLLEEGFNGVPGKVESKPAKHLETAVGQMVNFLGTLQNEWAGAQAFSSFDTYLAPLVKKDNLCYKHIKQCIQQFVFNLNVPSRWGTQTPFTNITLDWVCPDDLKDKHPKIGGELQDFSYADCQPEMDLINKAFIEVMTEGDSNGRIFTFPIPTYNITKDFDWENENAKALFEMTAKFGIPYFQNFINSSLNPGDVRSMCCRLQLDLRELRSRGGGLFGSVEMTGSIGVVTINLARIGYVAKNKQEFFERLERLMELAKESLELKRKVVAQNIESGLLPFTKRYLPSLDHHFATIGINGGNEACQNLLGKDIASNEGKQFTKEIMKLVRKKLADFQETTGNMYNLEATPAEGTTYRFAKEDAKRFPGIIQAGSDEAPYYTNSTHLPVDYTDDPLFALDHQDELQTAYTGGTVLHMFLGEKVKDWKTCRSFVKKIANGYRLPYFTVTPTLSICPNDGYLQGEVRICPKCNAECEVWSRIVGYFRPVKEWNKGKKSEWKDRKEYVAEKALASKKSKAETNPAAVALKTGAVAA, from the coding sequence ATGAGCCCCATCAAAACGATTAGCCGAGACGGCACCAAGGCAACTTTTGATAAAGAGCGAATTTATAAAGCGATTCTAAGCGCGGCGGAAGCGACCGGCGAATTTGGCAGCACTGAAGCTAGAAAGATTACCGAAATTGTAGTCTCGTTTATCAACAAGTCCAAAAAAATTAAACGTCAAATAAGTGTTGAGGAAATCCAAGATATAGTTGAATTTTCCTTGATGAGCTCTGGGTATTTCAAAACTGCTCGGGCCTATATTGTTTACCGGGAAAAAAGATCTCAAGCGCGATCGGCTGAAAATATTGCCGTGGAAGTGGAAAAAACTATGAGCGAATATTTAGACCGCTCGGATTGGCGGGTCAACGCTAATGCTAACCAAGGATATTCACTTGGCGGATTAATCCTCAACACCTCTGGCAAACTAATCGCTAACTATTGGTTAAATTATATTTACCCGAAAGCGGTCAGAGAGGCGCACATTGAAGGCGATTTCCATATTCATGATTTAGATATGTTTTCCGGTTATTGCGCCGGTTGGAGTTTACGCCAACTTTTAGAAGAAGGATTCAATGGCGTACCGGGAAAAGTAGAATCTAAGCCTGCCAAACATTTGGAAACGGCGGTTGGACAAATGGTGAATTTTTTAGGCACGCTCCAAAACGAGTGGGCGGGAGCGCAAGCATTTTCATCATTTGACACCTACTTAGCGCCGCTCGTAAAAAAAGATAACTTATGCTACAAGCACATCAAGCAATGCATTCAGCAATTTGTCTTTAATTTAAACGTACCCTCACGCTGGGGCACGCAAACACCGTTTACGAATATTACTTTGGATTGGGTGTGCCCGGATGACTTAAAAGACAAACATCCAAAAATCGGCGGTGAGTTACAGGACTTTAGTTATGCTGATTGCCAGCCGGAAATGGACCTAATCAACAAAGCGTTTATAGAAGTTATGACTGAAGGCGATAGCAACGGCCGCATTTTCACTTTTCCAATTCCGACTTATAACATCACCAAGGATTTTGACTGGGAGAATGAAAATGCTAAGGCACTTTTTGAAATGACGGCAAAATTTGGCATCCCCTACTTCCAAAACTTCATAAACTCAAGCTTAAATCCGGGTGATGTACGGAGCATGTGCTGCCGCTTACAGCTTGATTTACGCGAGTTGCGTTCCCGTGGCGGCGGGCTATTTGGGTCGGTTGAAATGACGGGGAGTATCGGCGTTGTGACCATTAACTTGGCGCGCATCGGTTATGTCGCCAAAAACAAACAAGAATTCTTTGAGCGGTTGGAGCGGTTAATGGAATTGGCCAAAGAATCACTAGAACTCAAGCGTAAAGTCGTGGCTCAAAACATTGAAAGCGGCTTGTTGCCGTTTACCAAGCGCTACTTGCCTTCTTTGGACCATCACTTTGCCACGATCGGCATTAATGGTGGTAATGAGGCTTGCCAAAACTTACTCGGTAAAGATATCGCAAGTAATGAAGGCAAACAGTTTACCAAAGAGATAATGAAGTTAGTGCGTAAAAAACTGGCTGACTTTCAAGAAACTACTGGCAACATGTATAATTTAGAAGCCACACCGGCCGAAGGCACGACCTACCGTTTTGCCAAAGAAGATGCCAAGCGATTCCCGGGGATTATCCAGGCCGGCAGCGATGAAGCTCCGTATTACACCAATTCTACACATTTGCCGGTTGATTATACTGATGATCCGCTCTTTGCCTTAGATCACCAAGACGAACTGCAAACAGCTTACACTGGCGGCACGGTGCTACACATGTTTTTGGGTGAAAAGGTAAAAGATTGGAAAACCTGCCGCAGCTTTGTTAAAAAAATCGCTAACGGCTACCGCCTGCCCTATTTCACCGTTACGCCAACGTTGAGCATCTGCCCAAATGATGGATATTTGCAAGGGGAGGTTAGAATTTGCCCCAAATGCAACGCTGAATGTGAAGTCTGGTCGCGCATTGTCGGCTATTTCCGCCCGGTCAAAGAATGGAACAAAGGTAAAAAAAGCGAATGGAAAGACCGCAAAGAATATGTCGCCGAAAAGGCTTTAGCCAGCAAAAAAAGCAAAGCAGAAACTAACCCGGCGGCCGTGGCGCTAAAAACCGGAGCGGTGGCGGCTTAA
- a CDS encoding anaerobic ribonucleoside-triphosphate reductase activating protein has translation MQFGGLQKLSLIDYPEKVAAIVFTQGCLFRCRYCHNPELIPTSTQNIVSQEEVLAYISFKKDFLDGVCITGGEPTLHADLPDFIKKVKALGLLVKLDTSGVNPGMVESLLRDGLVDYLAMDIKHRWESYNDIVQTANQQRIDNCKKTMRLIQESGIDHEFRTTVLPESHTAEDFISIAKQLLPGEKYFIQNISFAKNLDNTIDKSKQLDVSAIVDILKKSFPQVQIEQR, from the coding sequence ATGCAATTTGGCGGGCTGCAAAAATTAAGCTTAATTGATTACCCGGAAAAAGTTGCGGCTATAGTTTTCACACAAGGTTGTCTGTTTCGCTGCCGCTATTGCCATAACCCGGAACTCATTCCAACCTCAACGCAAAACATTGTCAGCCAAGAAGAAGTGCTGGCGTATATCTCGTTCAAAAAAGATTTTTTGGACGGCGTGTGCATTACCGGCGGGGAGCCAACCTTGCATGCCGATCTTCCTGACTTTATTAAAAAAGTTAAGGCGCTTGGCTTGTTGGTGAAACTTGATACGTCTGGAGTTAATCCGGGCATGGTTGAATCACTGCTTCGCGACGGACTAGTTGACTATTTGGCAATGGACATTAAGCACCGGTGGGAGAGCTACAACGATATTGTACAAACCGCAAACCAGCAACGAATTGACAACTGCAAAAAAACCATGCGCTTAATTCAAGAATCTGGCATTGACCATGAGTTTCGAACGACGGTATTGCCAGAATCACACACGGCGGAAGATTTTATAAGCATTGCCAAACAGTTATTGCCGGGCGAGAAATACTTTATCCAAAATATTAGTTTCGCCAAAAATTTAGACAACACCATAGATAAATCTAAACAGCTTGACGTTTCCGCCATTGTTGACATACTCAAAAAATCATTTCCTCAAGTTCAAATTGAACAACGCTAA